From the Pseudoalteromonas tunicata genome, one window contains:
- a CDS encoding acyl-CoA dehydrogenase family protein has product MNFEFTIKQQHVAEQAQAIARDLDLSDIGARDYAGQFSKALFKQVINAGVGLWLLPKSMQGDDLNASELCAGIESLAEHCEDSGLIFALSAHLCACIHPIRAFGSIEQKHQWLPKLSSEAWLGAHAITEQQAGSDIYGMTTRADKYDHGFILTGNKHYITNAPFCDFIVVHVRTADAGNYFDFSTFILDRQTPCVSVTQTPHSKSGLRTTAMGDITFSTCQLSDDALIGRLGAGAPIFQVSMEWERVCLFALYLGQMKRQLKKTVQFLSQRQQFGSKLAEFQAVQHQVSDMYSNYESARLLLYKAAWGLDRGDTSGVSSALAKLAVSQAAISNAQMAVQLHGAQGVLSGDIERMLRDAMPSAIFSGTTNVLKNNLSTSLFKRLQADWL; this is encoded by the coding sequence ATGAATTTTGAATTTACTATAAAACAACAACACGTTGCTGAGCAGGCACAAGCAATAGCGAGAGATCTTGACCTGAGTGATATCGGCGCGCGTGACTATGCAGGACAATTTTCTAAAGCATTATTTAAACAAGTGATAAACGCAGGTGTGGGTTTATGGTTGTTACCAAAATCAATGCAAGGAGATGACCTCAATGCAAGCGAACTATGTGCTGGTATTGAATCTTTGGCGGAACATTGTGAAGATAGCGGATTAATTTTTGCGTTATCGGCGCATTTATGTGCCTGTATTCATCCCATCCGTGCTTTTGGCAGTATCGAACAAAAACATCAGTGGTTACCTAAACTGTCCAGCGAAGCTTGGCTTGGTGCGCATGCTATTACAGAACAACAAGCAGGTTCTGACATTTATGGTATGACTACACGTGCAGACAAATACGACCATGGTTTTATCCTCACGGGCAATAAACACTACATTACTAACGCGCCTTTTTGCGATTTTATTGTTGTACATGTGCGTACCGCTGATGCCGGGAACTACTTTGATTTTTCGACCTTTATTTTAGATAGGCAAACCCCATGTGTCAGTGTCACGCAAACGCCACATTCTAAATCGGGTCTGCGTACCACGGCGATGGGCGATATTACGTTTAGTACCTGTCAGTTATCAGATGATGCTCTGATTGGCAGATTAGGTGCAGGAGCGCCGATATTCCAAGTTTCGATGGAATGGGAAAGAGTGTGCTTGTTTGCACTTTATCTTGGGCAAATGAAGCGCCAGCTCAAAAAAACAGTCCAATTCTTATCACAACGCCAGCAATTTGGTAGCAAGTTAGCCGAGTTCCAAGCTGTGCAGCACCAGGTGAGTGACATGTACAGCAATTACGAAAGCGCTAGATTGTTACTGTACAAAGCCGCATGGGGATTAGACCGAGGTGATACCTCAGGTGTCAGCAGTGCTTTGGCCAAATTAGCAGTTTCACAAGCGGCAATCAGCAATGCGCAAATGGCGGTGCAATTACATGGTGCACAAGGCGTTTTGAGCGGTGATATTGAACGCATGCTGCGTGATGCGATGCCAAGCGCCATTTTTTCTGGCACTACGAATGTGTTGAAGAATAATCTCAGCACCAGTCTTTTTAAACGTTTGCAAGCTGATTGGCTATAA
- a CDS encoding polyketide synthase: MSKQKYVISLLDAAIQRGDAETGMLAVLTDLKQYAKYGIPPIYRNAINRMQLPLLELASELVTRNKEQLTGRTDVILCAHPGTEQQLQNHYRVTTNAMIREIMAVTSPSTQAQLAAFLPAHSGSSHDKVGEMATTMATRIAQSCQLQGRAFAINSGDNSFAQAISIANDGLKSGKSDAVLVLIANEVLTVSKDTPLAVGAVLLQRSDENHHQDKKAYLHATQTVSQQGWPASVDLAAQWYMTSPVNTSQCEPIASSGLIAQPVAEDEQVLGCVAPLAVLLKWLDSDLSSPTMVLSPGQPNEADIALVFGREPLVFSQAVAPKVVINAQQVWFAGCQGVEAYWQGLNDDQGGMVNIVHEALASSQVHVAQGATFDSYYSNKAALLQPASRDKMGHVAVASVMQTVLESFPTVVLPTNAKGMVITAGNLAPYAQRRVALLPMFTTLTLQIEEVLQANQEVSAQQLLQQWLQQFAGDAHTKEQPTWMLSKQIANFFSKPDWQQLALEAACAGSIAAIDCAVNAITSGRVDFAFVAAAEMPVNLHDLCLCSSQQMLSHSVIATFTEQADGFTPGEGCALILLSRVDATVHLPKLAVIEAIGSSTYSKSMIAPNSDGQVNAMRHAFTQTSLLPSDIEFVETHGTGTPIGDLVETQALSTVYQASNERPLNLGALKTQFGHTFAAAGLASVCKVALCFEHQWQPHNLIRGVLRDQLQLPELNFNPLCQGKPFLSPRGQRHAAVNGFGTGGVNYHLIISDYCGSQV; this comes from the coding sequence ATGAGCAAGCAGAAGTATGTGATATCGCTGCTTGATGCAGCGATACAACGAGGCGACGCCGAGACAGGAATGCTCGCGGTGCTCACAGATTTAAAACAATATGCCAAATATGGCATCCCCCCTATTTACCGTAATGCAATAAATCGCATGCAATTGCCATTACTTGAGTTGGCAAGCGAGCTAGTAACGCGAAATAAAGAGCAGCTTACGGGTCGCACCGATGTGATTTTATGTGCTCATCCGGGCACCGAGCAGCAACTGCAAAATCACTACCGTGTTACCACTAATGCAATGATCCGCGAGATTATGGCTGTTACATCGCCGAGTACGCAGGCGCAGTTAGCTGCATTTTTGCCAGCACACAGTGGCAGTAGTCACGATAAAGTAGGTGAAATGGCAACTACTATGGCTACTCGTATTGCACAGAGCTGCCAATTACAGGGGCGTGCTTTTGCGATAAACAGTGGTGATAACAGTTTTGCTCAAGCTATTTCTATTGCCAATGATGGTTTGAAAAGCGGCAAAAGTGATGCTGTGTTGGTGCTTATTGCCAATGAAGTGTTAACCGTTAGCAAAGACACTCCCTTGGCTGTGGGAGCTGTATTATTGCAACGAAGTGACGAAAATCATCACCAAGATAAAAAAGCTTATTTGCATGCTACGCAAACTGTTTCACAACAAGGATGGCCAGCGTCTGTCGATTTAGCTGCGCAGTGGTATATGACCTCACCCGTTAATACTTCGCAATGTGAGCCCATTGCCAGTAGCGGGCTAATTGCTCAGCCTGTCGCTGAAGATGAACAGGTTTTAGGCTGTGTTGCACCACTTGCAGTATTGCTAAAGTGGTTAGACTCCGACTTGTCGTCGCCAACCATGGTCTTGTCACCTGGACAGCCAAATGAAGCGGATATTGCTTTGGTCTTTGGTCGTGAGCCATTGGTTTTCAGTCAAGCCGTTGCACCTAAAGTGGTTATCAATGCACAGCAAGTATGGTTTGCAGGCTGCCAAGGTGTTGAAGCTTATTGGCAAGGCTTAAATGATGATCAAGGCGGTATGGTGAATATTGTTCATGAGGCATTAGCAAGTAGCCAAGTCCATGTTGCACAAGGGGCGACTTTTGACAGTTATTACAGCAACAAGGCTGCACTGCTTCAACCCGCCAGTCGCGATAAAATGGGCCATGTTGCTGTTGCGAGTGTCATGCAAACTGTGCTTGAAAGCTTTCCTACCGTTGTTTTACCCACGAATGCAAAAGGGATGGTGATCACCGCCGGAAATTTGGCTCCTTATGCGCAGCGACGAGTAGCACTCTTGCCGATGTTTACTACATTAACGCTGCAGATAGAGGAAGTATTACAAGCTAATCAAGAAGTGTCGGCGCAGCAGCTGCTACAACAGTGGTTGCAGCAATTTGCTGGCGATGCTCATACCAAAGAGCAGCCGACTTGGATGTTAAGTAAACAAATTGCTAACTTTTTCTCAAAGCCTGATTGGCAGCAATTGGCACTCGAAGCGGCATGTGCAGGCTCAATCGCGGCGATTGATTGTGCGGTGAATGCCATCACTAGCGGCAGGGTCGATTTTGCCTTTGTTGCAGCAGCTGAAATGCCCGTTAATTTACACGACTTATGCCTGTGTTCTAGCCAACAAATGTTATCTCATAGTGTGATTGCTACTTTCACCGAGCAGGCCGATGGCTTTACGCCAGGTGAAGGATGCGCCTTGATTTTACTCAGCCGCGTTGATGCGACAGTGCATTTGCCAAAATTGGCAGTGATAGAGGCGATTGGTTCAAGCACCTACAGTAAATCTATGATAGCGCCAAACAGTGATGGTCAAGTAAACGCTATGCGCCATGCCTTTACACAAACATCTTTGTTACCAAGCGATATTGAGTTTGTGGAGACTCATGGTACAGGTACGCCTATTGGTGACCTTGTGGAGACGCAAGCGCTTAGCACTGTGTATCAAGCAAGCAATGAACGGCCACTAAATCTTGGAGCCCTCAAAACCCAATTTGGCCACACTTTTGCCGCAGCAGGTTTGGCAAGTGTGTGTAAAGTTGCGCTCTGTTTTGAGCATCAATGGCAACCGCACAATTTGATCCGTGGCGTATTACGTGACCAATTGCAGTTGCCCGAACTTAATTTTAACCCTTTATGCCAAGGCAAACCCTTTTTATCGCCTCGCGGACAACGTCATGCGGCGGTCAATGGCTTTGGAACCGGTGGCGTTAACTATCACTTGATCATCAGTGACTATTGCGGATCACAAGTCTAA
- a CDS encoding AMP-binding protein: MDKLTSKTLHRALFYWAQLQPQQPFLLAEPALNYGQTVNYVCNLAQTLGQVERVAIWMDKSNHFAVAILACLTAGASYVPIDSKQPLTRLKLIVDDANVDTIIVDDAHYQMLLPLLSHLPELKVVVITDTAAQLGFDWCSAINTELNYEHKDRQNNELAAILFTSGSTGKPKGVQLTVDNLQHFVNWSAKNLALSSQDRFLNLASFNFDLSTFDLFVSLAVGASLYVASDDAAKQPLQLVSVLNGQQITVMYTVPSLLNLMNRIGLWQQAEPVKLRHVIFAGEAMPKPCLQALAKVLPNTDLHNFYGPTETNVCLAYQVTSSDLITDQPVPIGLPIGDTVAWLIDEDGMLIESNEGAIGELIIQGRCVTPGYCDQAQVKPSHAQHIHATGDIARFSAGQYYYHGRRDRMVKIAGFRVELGEIEACLQRHPAIAEVAVNYCVQTARLIATYVTQEARAKLGAIELKSYCSDFLPVYMIPNKFNSVSELPKNANGKVDYPTLAKVND, encoded by the coding sequence ATGGATAAGCTGACGTCAAAAACATTGCATCGGGCGCTGTTTTATTGGGCGCAGTTGCAACCGCAACAGCCATTTTTATTGGCTGAGCCGGCGCTGAACTACGGTCAAACGGTAAATTACGTCTGTAACTTGGCCCAAACATTAGGGCAGGTTGAACGGGTCGCTATCTGGATGGATAAAAGCAATCATTTTGCGGTGGCGATTTTAGCGTGTTTAACGGCTGGGGCAAGCTATGTCCCAATTGACAGCAAACAACCCCTCACTCGTTTAAAACTGATTGTTGATGATGCTAACGTTGACACCATTATTGTTGATGATGCTCATTATCAGATGTTACTACCTTTGCTCAGTCATTTGCCTGAGTTAAAGGTGGTAGTGATTACAGATACTGCTGCACAACTCGGTTTTGACTGGTGCTCTGCTATCAACACTGAGCTCAATTATGAGCACAAAGATAGACAGAACAATGAGTTGGCGGCCATTTTGTTTACTTCAGGTTCAACGGGTAAACCAAAAGGGGTGCAATTAACGGTTGATAATTTGCAGCATTTTGTTAATTGGAGCGCGAAAAATTTAGCGCTTAGCTCGCAAGACCGATTTTTGAACCTTGCTAGTTTTAACTTTGACCTCAGTACCTTTGATTTATTTGTCTCATTAGCGGTGGGGGCGAGCTTATACGTAGCTTCTGATGATGCGGCTAAACAACCGCTACAATTAGTTTCTGTACTCAATGGCCAACAGATCACCGTGATGTACACCGTACCTTCACTGCTTAATTTGATGAATCGGATTGGTCTTTGGCAACAAGCCGAACCAGTCAAGTTACGTCATGTAATTTTTGCCGGTGAAGCGATGCCAAAACCTTGTTTACAAGCTTTAGCTAAGGTTTTACCAAATACGGATCTTCATAATTTTTATGGGCCAACTGAGACTAATGTCTGTTTGGCTTATCAGGTTACATCATCTGATTTGATTACTGACCAGCCGGTGCCCATTGGTTTACCAATAGGTGATACCGTCGCTTGGTTGATTGATGAAGATGGGATGTTGATTGAGAGTAATGAAGGCGCCATTGGAGAGCTGATTATTCAAGGTCGGTGTGTGACACCTGGATATTGTGACCAAGCTCAAGTTAAACCAAGTCACGCGCAGCACATTCATGCAACAGGTGATATCGCTCGGTTTTCAGCTGGCCAATATTATTATCATGGACGCCGTGATCGGATGGTAAAAATTGCTGGTTTTCGAGTTGAACTTGGTGAAATTGAAGCGTGTTTGCAGCGCCATCCTGCAATTGCTGAAGTGGCCGTCAATTATTGTGTGCAAACAGCCCGGCTGATTGCCACTTATGTGACCCAAGAGGCAAGAGCAAAGTTAGGCGCGATTGAATTGAAATCGTATTGTAGTGATTTTCTACCTGTGTACATGATCCCGAATAAATTTAACTCGGTCAGTGAGTTACCAAAAAATGCCAATGGTAAAGTAGATTACCCAACCTTAGCTAAAGTGAATGATTAA
- a CDS encoding aminotransferase class I/II-fold pyridoxal phosphate-dependent enzyme, with translation MTDNKNTAIEQIHALVIDVVTEQTCYAESDLILDAPMEEGLGIDSIILASIVSEIQKLFMFETRLNTGSFNTIQALLDICHNAMLSDAGVQKLAQLGLAAAPQAVCVSSQPEPEQRSTQAQTMRDFVADGSPDLFSKVRKFDQFYKNQAEQGNFWYGMPLSSRCENRATIYDGYQKKEREFLMFASNNYLGLANDPRVIKAICDATQKYGATNTGCRLIGGTNHLHLELEARLAAFKGREACIVFPSGYSANLGTISALTGPKDTVISDVYNHMSIQDGCKLSGAKRRIYKHNDMDSLEEVLKGCSESEGGKLIVADGVFSMHGNIVKLPEMVRLARKYQARILIDDAHSTGVLGAMGSGTAEHFNLKHEVDLELGTMSKTLAGMGGFVCGDKEVIEYLRFYANSYVFAATIPANIAAGLIQCIDIIEKEPERISRLRQNADYLRSALQECGFNTGDSESAVIPVVIGDEAVAMAMGHQVRQQGMFCQTVVFPGVAVGDARLRISVLAQHTKEDLDSAIEILVNSAKTVKLPGFVA, from the coding sequence ATGACAGACAATAAAAACACCGCTATTGAGCAAATACACGCCCTAGTTATCGACGTAGTAACAGAGCAAACGTGTTATGCCGAGTCGGATTTAATTTTAGATGCGCCGATGGAAGAAGGCTTGGGGATAGACTCCATTATCCTTGCTTCTATCGTCAGTGAAATTCAAAAATTGTTTATGTTTGAGACCCGTCTCAATACTGGCAGTTTTAATACCATTCAAGCATTACTCGACATTTGTCACAATGCGATGCTATCAGACGCAGGAGTGCAAAAACTGGCACAATTAGGACTTGCAGCAGCACCACAAGCTGTTTGTGTAAGTTCGCAGCCAGAGCCTGAACAGCGTTCAACTCAGGCACAAACAATGCGAGATTTTGTCGCAGATGGTAGCCCTGACTTATTTAGTAAAGTGCGTAAGTTTGACCAGTTTTATAAAAATCAGGCTGAGCAAGGTAACTTTTGGTACGGCATGCCACTTAGCTCCAGATGTGAAAATCGAGCGACTATTTATGATGGCTATCAGAAAAAAGAACGTGAATTCTTAATGTTTGCCTCGAATAATTATTTGGGGTTAGCTAACGACCCGCGGGTCATCAAAGCAATCTGTGATGCTACGCAAAAATACGGTGCAACAAATACAGGTTGTCGTCTGATTGGTGGCACTAATCATTTGCACCTTGAACTGGAAGCACGTTTGGCAGCGTTTAAAGGTCGCGAAGCCTGTATTGTTTTCCCCTCTGGTTATTCGGCTAACCTTGGTACGATTTCTGCGTTAACTGGTCCAAAAGACACTGTGATTTCAGATGTTTATAATCACATGAGTATTCAAGATGGTTGTAAGTTATCAGGTGCAAAACGCCGTATTTACAAACATAACGATATGGATTCGTTAGAAGAAGTACTAAAGGGTTGCAGTGAGTCCGAAGGTGGTAAGCTAATTGTTGCTGATGGTGTGTTCAGCATGCACGGTAACATTGTAAAACTGCCAGAAATGGTGCGTCTGGCCCGTAAATATCAAGCACGTATTTTGATTGATGATGCCCATTCTACTGGGGTGTTAGGGGCAATGGGGTCAGGTACTGCTGAGCATTTCAACCTCAAACATGAAGTCGATCTTGAATTAGGCACCATGAGTAAAACGCTGGCTGGTATGGGGGGATTTGTCTGTGGTGACAAAGAAGTAATTGAGTATTTACGTTTTTACGCAAATTCTTATGTGTTTGCTGCAACTATTCCTGCAAATATCGCGGCGGGTTTAATTCAATGTATTGATATTATTGAAAAAGAGCCAGAGAGAATTAGTCGTTTACGCCAAAATGCAGATTACCTGCGCAGTGCATTACAAGAATGCGGTTTTAATACCGGTGACAGTGAAAGTGCCGTCATTCCTGTGGTTATTGGCGATGAAGCTGTAGCAATGGCAATGGGCCATCAAGTTCGTCAGCAAGGCATGTTCTGTCAAACGGTAGTATTTCCGGGTGTTGCAGTTGGTGATGCACGTTTACGGATCAGCGTTCTGGCTCAGCATACAAAAGAAGACCTCGATAGTGCCATTGAGATTTTAGTGAACTCAGCTAAAACAGTGAAATTACCCGGTTTTGTGGCATAG
- a CDS encoding Rieske 2Fe-2S domain-containing protein: MIPNQWYAILRTQDVKKKPVGIKRLEKLLVLYRDTAGELVCLDDRCPHKGVKLSLGQQHGDLIACPYHGFQYDQQGDCVHMPVLGQKGNVPKGMCVKSYKVKEELGLIWFWFGDVRQEHEYPDIPMFKQLKEYKGHYSYYGWDAPINYTRYVESVCEIYHIPFVHKGSAINIWDPKGGRVDNFECKVEDTLITSDFILRPDDDRTAEETLVARKPWTRGWRFGIDVQMPNLILIRSDVFDVIFIPTPIDENTCWVCVCYQEPKRDLLLPLIKPLPIPFWGPVRPWYMCRIERFVQQAKDMAVIAHQEPKVSHPKANRLIPLDKVNAHYIRFREKLIREAKEQQQVKELAKSNPEFAAPTLEQIIGIEEVH; the protein is encoded by the coding sequence ATGATCCCTAATCAATGGTATGCGATTTTACGCACCCAAGACGTTAAGAAAAAACCTGTAGGTATTAAACGATTAGAAAAGCTGTTGGTACTTTATCGTGATACAGCGGGTGAATTAGTTTGTCTTGATGATCGTTGCCCTCACAAAGGCGTTAAATTAAGTTTGGGTCAACAACATGGTGATCTGATTGCCTGTCCTTATCATGGTTTTCAATACGATCAGCAAGGTGATTGTGTTCATATGCCAGTGCTAGGTCAAAAAGGTAATGTGCCAAAAGGCATGTGCGTTAAAAGCTACAAGGTTAAAGAAGAGTTAGGCCTGATTTGGTTTTGGTTTGGAGACGTGCGTCAAGAGCATGAATATCCAGATATCCCAATGTTTAAACAACTTAAGGAATATAAAGGCCACTATTCCTATTATGGCTGGGATGCTCCAATCAATTACACCCGCTATGTGGAAAGTGTGTGTGAGATTTATCATATTCCATTTGTCCATAAAGGTTCAGCCATCAATATTTGGGATCCAAAAGGAGGTCGAGTTGATAATTTCGAGTGTAAGGTCGAAGACACGCTGATCACCAGTGACTTTATTTTACGTCCAGATGATGACCGCACCGCTGAGGAAACCTTAGTTGCTCGTAAACCTTGGACTCGCGGCTGGCGTTTTGGCATTGACGTGCAAATGCCGAATTTAATCCTTATTCGCAGTGATGTGTTTGATGTGATTTTTATCCCTACACCTATCGATGAAAATACCTGCTGGGTATGCGTTTGTTATCAAGAGCCTAAACGTGACTTGCTTTTACCACTCATTAAACCGTTGCCAATTCCATTTTGGGGGCCTGTGCGACCTTGGTATATGTGCCGAATTGAGCGTTTTGTGCAGCAAGCAAAAGATATGGCAGTCATTGCCCATCAAGAGCCTAAAGTGTCTCATCCAAAAGCAAACCGTTTAATCCCACTTGATAAAGTTAATGCTCATTATATTCGCTTTCGTGAAAAGCTAATTCGTGAAGCAAAAGAGCAACAACAAGTGAAAGAGCTTGCCAAGTCTAATCCAGAATTTGCAGCGCCGACACTTGAACAGATTATCGGCATTGAAGAAGTACATTAA
- a CDS encoding AMP-binding protein → MGSTVPHFPKRDLMQCEASSLIDLLAFDARNKPSQEVFRFVSDNGESEASYDYQTLSQEISRIAIGLQALIKTSHNQDQALIVLPQGVQFVTAFYGCMAANVIAVPSFPPKSQLQIERLQFAITDLGNPIVITNRDILPKLQEHIALDSVRWLLIEDLASVIAQPLSDFRTHEHSIALLQYSSGTTGKPKGVIITNQNIMENSELIRQSFGHKEDHTRMMLWLPPHHDMGLVGGVMQGVYTGYPTLLMPTDLFLRSQYRWLKAVSDYRATTTGAPNFAYELAVKNIRESRLAELDLSSLENLFCGAEPINSHSINQFLDKFAPCGLKPEAFLPCYGMAEATLMVSGKPHGQQYKQLCIDEPLLKHGMVKPLNTPNAHSLWLVSSGVVHSSLQARIVNPETGTEVAQGQVGEIWLQGSSISPGYWQDAERTAINFGLPLAGYEETFHRTGDLGFYHQDELFITGRLKEVVIIRGANFYPQDLEYETTLAFPELNNCRSAAFSVPKEGKEQLIMAIEVPRNVTEFNQYAKILNGRLVERFGIRADIILFLPRKTIKITSSGKLQRVAIKKAYEEQQLPVYFQYQLQGEQIAPREVSLDISNQDSVAKWLVARVSELTGVAIAQISEHEPLTNVGLDSVLAMEILFRLEQQTGVYLAPDVLYSCNTPSLLAEQIIKVAGNVAEKELNLSC, encoded by the coding sequence ATGGGATCTACCGTTCCTCATTTTCCAAAAAGAGACTTAATGCAATGTGAAGCAAGTAGTTTGATTGACTTACTTGCTTTTGATGCTCGAAACAAGCCGAGCCAAGAAGTATTTAGATTTGTTAGTGATAATGGTGAGTCAGAGGCTTCGTATGATTATCAAACTCTTAGCCAAGAAATAAGCCGAATTGCGATTGGGCTACAAGCATTAATCAAGACAAGTCATAATCAAGATCAGGCGTTGATTGTGCTCCCGCAAGGGGTGCAATTTGTGACCGCTTTTTATGGCTGTATGGCAGCGAATGTGATTGCTGTGCCATCTTTCCCCCCCAAAAGTCAGTTACAAATTGAACGCTTACAGTTTGCCATTACTGATTTAGGTAACCCAATAGTTATCACCAATCGCGATATTTTACCCAAATTACAAGAACATATTGCACTTGACTCGGTACGCTGGTTATTAATTGAAGACTTAGCAAGTGTCATTGCACAACCGCTTAGTGATTTTAGAACCCATGAACACTCAATTGCATTGCTGCAATATAGCTCTGGTACTACAGGTAAGCCTAAAGGGGTCATTATCACCAACCAAAACATTATGGAAAACTCGGAGCTGATCCGACAAAGTTTTGGCCATAAAGAAGACCATACCAGAATGATGCTGTGGTTGCCTCCGCATCATGATATGGGGTTAGTGGGCGGGGTTATGCAAGGTGTTTATACTGGTTATCCGACATTATTAATGCCGACCGATTTGTTCTTGCGTAGTCAATATCGCTGGTTAAAAGCGGTCAGTGATTATCGTGCAACAACGACAGGTGCGCCTAACTTCGCTTATGAATTAGCAGTTAAGAATATCCGAGAATCGCGCCTAGCGGAATTAGACTTGTCCTCGTTAGAAAATCTGTTTTGTGGTGCAGAGCCCATTAATTCGCATTCTATTAATCAATTTCTTGATAAGTTTGCGCCATGTGGACTGAAGCCTGAAGCATTTTTACCTTGTTATGGTATGGCAGAGGCCACGTTAATGGTTAGTGGTAAGCCTCATGGGCAACAGTACAAGCAATTATGTATCGATGAGCCGTTACTTAAACATGGCATGGTCAAGCCGTTAAATACTCCAAACGCCCACAGCCTTTGGTTAGTCAGTAGTGGAGTGGTGCATAGCTCGTTACAAGCACGTATCGTCAATCCAGAAACAGGTACTGAAGTTGCGCAAGGTCAAGTTGGTGAAATATGGTTGCAAGGCAGTAGTATTAGCCCTGGCTATTGGCAAGATGCAGAACGTACCGCAATCAATTTTGGTTTACCGCTCGCTGGATACGAAGAGACTTTCCACCGCACTGGCGACCTTGGTTTTTATCATCAAGATGAACTTTTTATTACTGGCCGCTTAAAAGAAGTCGTGATCATTCGTGGGGCGAATTTCTATCCGCAAGATCTTGAATACGAAACAACGCTGGCTTTTCCTGAATTAAATAATTGCCGCAGTGCTGCGTTTTCTGTGCCTAAAGAGGGCAAAGAACAATTGATTATGGCGATTGAAGTGCCGCGCAATGTGACTGAATTTAATCAGTACGCCAAAATTTTAAATGGTCGGTTAGTAGAGCGCTTTGGTATCCGTGCCGACATTATTCTGTTTTTACCTCGTAAAACGATAAAAATTACCTCTTCTGGCAAGTTGCAGCGTGTTGCAATTAAAAAAGCCTATGAAGAACAACAACTGCCGGTGTATTTCCAATATCAACTGCAAGGCGAGCAAATTGCGCCACGTGAAGTGTCGCTTGATATCAGCAATCAAGACAGTGTTGCTAAGTGGTTAGTTGCCCGAGTAAGTGAATTAACAGGGGTGGCAATCGCTCAAATTTCTGAGCATGAGCCATTAACCAATGTTGGTTTGGATTCAGTATTAGCGATGGAAATTCTGTTTCGGCTTGAGCAGCAAACAGGAGTTTATTTAGCGCCTGATGTGCTTTACAGCTGCAATACGCCGAGCTTATTGGCAGAGCAAATCATCAAAGTCGCAGGAAATGTAGCAGAAAAGGAGCTGAATTTATCATGTTAG
- a CDS encoding 4'-phosphopantetheinyl transferase family protein, giving the protein MTVLSCAISPFITDLTKKYLVGFHGACYHCNFDPEGYLDSNVKYLLGENLHASLTRAVIKRKSEFVAGRYLAKKALIDLGANTTQVAIGENRAPVWPNSFIGSISHSQGFAICAVANTSDIKRIGLDVENYLEAKVAKDILPTVLIESEYPWVGTKNNPNPQVFTLIFSAKESLFKALYPEVGHYFDFDVAQIKTIDYQTGKFSLQLVQALGPTLPVGTCFDGIFELHEHQVLTLIVSQNDVPPA; this is encoded by the coding sequence ATGACGGTATTAAGCTGCGCAATTAGCCCTTTTATTACAGATCTAACTAAAAAATATCTTGTCGGATTTCATGGTGCTTGTTATCACTGTAACTTTGACCCTGAAGGCTATTTAGACTCAAACGTTAAATATCTGCTTGGAGAAAATCTTCATGCTTCACTGACTCGAGCAGTAATTAAACGAAAATCAGAGTTTGTTGCCGGTCGCTATTTAGCTAAAAAGGCATTAATAGATTTAGGTGCAAACACTACACAAGTTGCAATAGGAGAAAATCGAGCCCCTGTGTGGCCAAATTCTTTTATCGGTTCAATCAGTCATTCGCAGGGTTTTGCGATATGTGCTGTCGCAAATACAAGTGATATCAAAAGAATTGGGCTCGATGTTGAAAACTATCTTGAAGCAAAAGTCGCCAAGGATATTCTTCCAACTGTGCTCATCGAATCTGAATACCCATGGGTGGGTACTAAAAACAACCCCAATCCTCAGGTGTTTACACTTATCTTTTCAGCCAAAGAAAGTCTTTTTAAAGCGCTATATCCAGAGGTCGGTCATTATTTTGATTTTGACGTCGCGCAAATAAAAACTATCGATTACCAAACAGGAAAATTCAGCCTTCAGTTAGTACAAGCTCTCGGTCCTACACTACCTGTAGGCACCTGTTTTGACGGCATATTTGAACTACATGAACACCAAGTGTTGACCCTGATTGTGAGCCAAAATGACGTGCCACCAGCATAA